The Halalkalicoccus sp. NIPERK01 region GGACCGCGACCAGTTCCGCGAGCGCATGGAGCAGTTGGGCCAGCCGATGCCCCGCTCGCGCACTATCGAGTCGGTCTCCGAGGTCGAGTCGGCGGTCGAGGCCGTCGGCGGCCTGCCCGTGATCATGCGCACGACCTACACGCTCGGCGGGTCGGGGTCGGGCGTCGTCGAGGAGATGGACGAGTTGAAAGAGTCGGTCCGCAGGGGGCTTCGCCTCTCGCGCAACAACGAGGTCCTCATTACTGAATCGATCGCCGGCTGGGTCGAACTCGAGTACGAGGTGATGCGCGACGCGGACGACTCGTGCATCATCATCTGCAACATGGAGAACATCGACCCGATGGGCATTCATACTGGTGAGTCCACTGTCGTCACCCCCTCGCAGGTGATCCCCGACGACGGCCACCAGGAGATGCGCTCGGCGGCACTGGAGGTCATCCGGGATCTGGGCATCCAGGGCGGCTGTAACATCCAGTTCGCCTGGCGCGACGACGGCACGCCCGGCGGCGAATACAGGGTGGTGGAGGTCAACCCCCGCGTGTCCCGGTCCTCGGCGCTGGCCTCGAAGGCGACGGGCTATCCCATCGCGCGCGTGACCGCGAAGGTCGCGCTGGGCAAACGGCTCCACGAGATCGACAACGAGATCACCGGCGAGACCACCGCCGCCTTCGAGCCCGCGATCGACTACGTCGTGACGAAGGTTCCGCGCTGGCCCAAGGACAAGTTCGACGAGGTCGACTTCGAACTCGGCACCGCGATGAAAAGCACTGGAGAAGCGATGTCGATCGGGCGGACCTTCGAGGAGTCGCTGTTGAAGGCGCTTCGTTCGACGGAGTACGTCCCCGACGTCGACTGGAAGGAGCTTTCGGACGCCGAACTCGAAACCGACTACCTCGAGACGCCCTCGCCGGATCGCCACTACGGGATGTTCGAGGCCTTCTCGCGGGGCTACTCGGTCGAGGAAGTGTGCGAACTCACCGGGATCAAGGAGTGGTACACGGAGCGCTACGAGACCGTCGCCCGCGCGGCCGACGCCGCACAGGACGGCGACTTCGCGGGCGCGGCCGAGATCGGCTTCACCAACGCGCAGGTCGCGGCGGGGATCGACGCCAGCGAGGCGTCGACGATCCCGCAGGCCGACGGCGGCGCGATCGACGCGGTCGAGGAGAGCGCGCCCGAGCGCGACTTCAAGCAGGTCGACACCTGCGCCGGGGAGTTCGCGGCCTCGACGCCGTACTACTACTCGGCGCGCGCCCGCGGCGACCGACTGGGCCGCGACGAGGTGCAGGTCGACACCGACGTCGAGAGCGTCGTGATCGTCGGCGGCGGCCCCATCCGGATCGGCCAGGGCGTCGAGTTCGACTACTGTACGGTGCATGCGGTCCAAGCACTCCGGCAAAACGGGATCGAGGCTCACGTCGTCAACAACAACCCCGAGACCGTTTCGACGGACTATGACACCTCCGACGGGCTGTTCTTCGAACCCATCACCGCGGAGGAGGTCGCGGACGTGATCGAGACCACGGGTGCCGACGGCGCGATGATCCAGTTCGGCGGCCAGACCTCCGTCGACATCGGCGAACCCCTCGAGGAGGAGATCGAGCGGCGTGGACTGGACTGCGAGGTGCTGGGCACGACCGTCGACGCGATGGACTTAGCGGAGGACCGCGACCGGTTCAACCAGCTGATGGACGAACTGGGGATCGCCCAGCCGGAGGGCGGGACCGCCACGAGCGAGGCCGAGGCCCTCGATCTCGCCCACGGGATCGGCTATCCGGTGCTGGTGCGGCCCTCCTACGTCCTCGGTGGCCGGGCGATGGAGGTCGTCCACTCCGACGCGGAACTGGAGGAGTACATCGAGGAGGCGGTGCGGGTCGCGCCCGACAAGCCGATCCTCGTCGACAAGTTCCTCGAGGGGGGCGTCGAACTCGACGTCGACGCCGTGAGCGACGGCGAGCGCGTCCTGATCGGCGGGATCATGGAGCACGTCGAGACCGCGGGCGTCCACTCGGGCGACTCGGCGTGTATGATCCCCCCGCGCTGGCTCGAGGCCGACGCGATGGGACGCATCCGCGAGGTGACCGAGAAGATCGCCCGCGCGCTCGACACCGTGGGACTGCTCAACGTCCAACTGGCGGTCTACGACGGCGAGGTCTACGTCCTGGAGGCCAATCCGCGCTCCTCCCGCACCGTGCCGTTCGTCTCGAAAGCGACGGGAGTTCCGATCGCGAAGATCGCCGCGCAGGTGATGGCGGGCGCGAGCATCGACGATCTCGACGTCTCCGAGGGGATTCCCGAACAGACCAGCGTCAAGGAGGTCGTCCTCCCGTTCGACCGCCTCCCCGGATCGGACCCCCGGCTCGGCCCCGAGATGAAATCCACCGGGGAAGTCATGGGCACCGCCGACTCGTTCGGCAAGGCCTACTGGAAGGCCCAGCAGGCCGCCGGGGCGGTCCTGCCGCGGGGCGGGACCGCCGTGATCGACCTCGACGTCGACGGATTCGAGGAGTTCTACGAGGTCAAGGAGTACGAGGACGTCCCGCAGGCGATCCGCGAGGGGAAGGTCGACCTCGTGATCACGCGCGACCGCGAGTCACTCCAGACGGCCGTCGAGGAGGACGTCACCTACTACTCGACCGCGCCGAGCGTGCAGGCGGCGTTGGACGCGCTCAGCGCCCGCGACGAACCCCTCGACGTGCGGGCGGTCTCCGAGCGCCCCGTTCGAGAGGCAGAGTGGGGCCGGTGACCGACGGCGAGTGAATTTCCAACGCGTACCGGACGGATGGCAGGAACCGTCACGAAACTAGCGTGGCGGCCATCTCACCCTTCTGCAGATTCGGGGACGAAGTCGACTCGGTCCGATCCGATTACGACGTACAGAACACCGTGATGGCCTGTGAATTCGTGTGATACGTCGTCACGGGGGTCGAATTCGAGTTCGAGCGCGTATTTCCGACTGGGTCGGACGACATCATGGATCAGTGTCGCTCGATCGGGTGCTACCGATAGCTGGTCCGAAAAGACGGTCTCGGATTGAATAAACGGAATCGCGTCGCGCCGCCGGATCGTACACGAAATCGTCGCCGGATCGTCCGTTTCGTTTTCGAAACATATCAGCGTGTGAGATACTCTCGCCCTCGAAGTCCGACTACACCCTCCCGTACACGCCGCAAAAACACCAGCGAGCGACCCGAGCAATCGACGTCGATACATCTCAAAAATTTTGGTTATTATACTATAAAATCGTTGTGGAGATCAAGACCGCTCCGATACTTCCGCTTCTCGCTGTTTCACGGCGGTTTCCCGAGTGGCGGATGACGAAAGCGCAGCGATGAGTGGGATACAGGGTCGGACGGTCGATCCCACCGTAATTGGTAGTGGGTTCAAAGCGAAGATCACACCTCGCCGGGTAAACCTTCAACCGCCTCGCGGTTCTCACTCGAGTCATGGCCATCGAAACCGTGCTGGTGGCGGGCGCGAGCGGGGAGACGGGCCGCGAGATCATGAACCTCCTTCGGACCACGGACCTCCGGGTCCGCGCGATGACGCGCGACCCAGAAACGGTCGGTCGACTGGAGCGGTTGGGAGCCGACGAGGTGATCGTCGGCAACCTCCTCCACCGGGCGGACGCCGACCGCGCGGTGCGGGACGTCGACGCCGTCCTCTGTGCCGTGGGGACGAAGCCGGGACTCGACGCGCTCTTCGGCGAGTTCGTCGACGGCGAGGGCGTGAGCAACCTCGTCGACGCCGCGAGCGAGGAGGGGATCGAGCGGTTCGTCTTCGAGTCATCGCTCGGGGTGGGCGATGCCGAGGAGGGCCTTCCCCTCCCCGCACGGGTCCTCATCGGGCCGATCCTGCGGGCGAAGGAGGAATCGGAGAGCCACCTCCGGGAGTCGGGCGTGCCCTACACGATCCTCCGGCCGGGCGGGTTGACGAACGGCCCGCCGACGGGGGAGGTCGTCGTCGGCGAGGGCGGCGACTCGGTCTCAGGGCGGATCTCCCGGGCCGACGTCGCGCGCCTGATGGTCGCCGCCCCTTTCACGCCCGACGCGGAGAACCGCACCTTCGAGGTCGTGAGCCGCGAGGGGCTTCGGGGGTCGCCGAAAAACGTCGTTCCGATGACGTGGACCGAGCCGAGCGCGGTATAGATGCCTACTAGGGGTTCGGAACCGACCCCAGTCGCCAGTTAGCAAGAGTGATACGCTCGCGCGAGCAACGGCCCGCCGATGGCTTCCGATCGGGACGTCGAGCCGATGTGGGCGGTCGAATCGGGGGTTCGGCCCTCGCCCCCCGAGGGGACCCCGTCGCTGATCGCCCACCGCGGTTTCGCGGGGCAGTACCCAGAGAACACCGTGGGCGCGATCCGGGCCGCCGGGAAGGAAGCCGACTGGATCGAGATCGACTGTCGCCCGACCGCCGACGGCGACCTCGCCGTGTTTCACGACCACCGGCTGGACCGCCTCACCGCCCGGAGCGGCCTCGTCGCCCGGACCCCGAGCGAGGTCGTCTTCGGGACCGAGGTGCTCGAGAGCGACTTTTCGATCCCGCGTCTCGACCGGGCGCTCGCCGCCGTCCCGCAGGACGTCGGCGTCGTCCTCGACCTCAAGGGCAGGTTCGGCGTCCTCTCGACCGGGGACGGGCCGGCCGAGAACTGGGACTGGGTTCGTTCGGCGCTCGACACCCTCGCGGGGTTCGACCACCGGGTCCTCGTCTCGACGTTCTGGGAGGGCGCGCTGGCGGCCGTGAGCGAGGGTTCCGACGTCCCGACCGCCGTCCTGTTCGGCGAGGACCCCGAGACCGGTCTGGCCCTCGCCCGCCGATACGGCTGTACGGCGATCCACCCCGCCGCCTACCTCCTCACGGACGCCGCCGTCGGCGATAGAACCGACCTCGTCGACCGGGCACACGAATCGGGGATGCGGATCAACGTCTGGTCGCCCGCCACCCGGTACGAGGCCGCGCTCCTCGCGGCCAGCGACGTCGACGGCGTCATCACCGACTACAGCGACGTACTGACGCCCCGGCGGGTGCTCCCGCCCTAGTCGGCGGTCGCGACCGGCCGGTCGGCCAGTTCGAGGACGCTGTCGAAGAAGTCGAGCGAGTCGTGGGGCCCCGGGTTCGCCTCGGGGTGGTACTGGCGTGTGATCACGTCCAGCTCGTCGTTCTCGAGCCCCTCGGCGGTGTCGTCGTTGACGTTCACCTGGGTCACGTCGAGCTCCGGACCGGGCTCGGCGACCGTGTAGCCGTGGTTCTGCGTCGTCATCACCACCCGTCCGGAGCGCAGGTCACGAACGGGCTGGTTGACGCCGCGGTGCCCGAAGACCATCTTCTCGGTCTCGCCGCCCAGCGCACGGGCGACGATCTGCTGGCCGAGACAGATCCCCGCGATGGGGAGGTCGCCGACGAACTCCTCGACCAACTCCCGTGCCGCGGTGAAGTTCGCGGGGTCGCCCGGGCCGTTCGAGATGAACAGCACGTCCGGGTCCAACTCCCGGATCTCCGCGGGCGTCGTGTCGTAGGGCAGGACGTGGACGTCCGCGCCGCGGTCGGTCAGCGAGGAGGTGATCGACCCCTTCGCGCCGCAGTCGATCAGCGCGACGTCGTACTCGCCGCCTTCCACGGTGTAGCGCTCGTCGACGCTGACCTGCGCGCCGATGTCGGTGTGCTCGCTCATCCCCTTGCACTCGGCGAGTTCGGCGAGCGCGTCCTCGGGAGTGGCGTCGGGGCCGGCGGCGATCCCGCACTTCATCGCGCCCGTATCGCGGATCTCCGTGACGAGATCCCGCGTGTCGAGGTGGTCGATCGCGGGGATCTCCTCGTGTTCGAGCCACGCGGCGACGTCGTCGGTGAGTTCGAGTGCGACGACGGCCCGTGGGTGGACCCGCTCGGACTCGAATCGCTCCTCTCGAACGCCGTAGTTCCCGATCAGGGGATAGGAGAAGGTCAACACCTGTTCTTCGTAGGAGGGGTCGGTCAGGCTCTCCTCGTAGCCCGTGTACGCGGTCGTGAAGACCAGCTCCCCTCGCGCGGTTCCGGGTGCGCGAGCGCGTGCTTCGAGTACGCGACCCCCCTCGAGTGCCAGGTAGGCGTCCGACATTACGAGATGCGTACGAACACGCCGAGTATAAACCTTGCTTTCGAAGCGAAGTTACGAATTTCGTAACGATAAAGCTCCCCGGTACTCAACCCGTAGATCTCAATGGACGAGTTGGATCGAGAGATCCTCGACGTGCTGCGCCGGGATGCCCGGATCCCGTACACGGAGATCGCGGATCGGGTCGGAACCAGCGAGGGGACGGTCAGAAACCGGGTCGACCGGATGCTCGAAACCGGCGTCATCGAGCGCTTTACCGTCGCGACCCGGACGGGCAACATCAAGGCGATGATCGAACTCGGCGTCGACGTCGCGGTCGACACCACCGAGGTCGCCGAACGGATGGCCGACTGGAGCGCCGTCGACTTCGTCTGGCAGGTCAGCGGCGAGGAGGACGTCGTCCTCGTCGTCGACGCCGCCGACACGCGCGAGGTCAACGACCTCATCACGCGCGCCCGCGACATGGACGAGGTCGTCAGCACCACCACGCGGCTGATCCTCGACGAACAGCGCTAGCCCTCCGGGGGCGTGCCGACGCCGGGCGTCGAATCCGTGAGCTGACCCTTGCGTTCGTGGATCCGGCGATAGCCCCGCTGGAGGAGTCGCGCGAGGGAGCCGCCTGCGACCTCGGGTTCGACCCGTCCCGCCCGGATCGCCTCGACGACCGACTCGGGAGTGGGGTCGGCGTCGACCCGCGTGTAGGCGCGTCCGACCTCGATCGGGTAGTGAGCGTCGCTGCCGCCGACCAGCGGGATCCCCCGTTCCCGTGCGATCTCCCGCACCAGCGGCCACGTCCGGGGGTGTTTGCCGTTGCATTCGATCGCGTCGAAGGCGACGTCGGTCTCACGGATCGTGCTGTTGCGAAACGGGTGGGCGATGATCGCCACACAGCCCCGGTCGTGGGCCAGTTCGACCGCCTCCTCGGGGGTGAGTTCCCCTTTCTCCGTCCGGGTGGGCGGGTCGGGTCCGAGGACGACGACGTGGCCCTTCGTCGTCGAGATCTCGATCCCCGGGATCGAGAGGAACTCCCCGACGGGATCGCCGAGCGGCCGGTAGTAGTCGTGGTTCGTCAGCGCCACCCCATCGAGCCCGCGACGCCTGGCGACCGCGGCGAGGGCGGCGTGGCCGTAGGGGTCGAACTGAGCAGCGAGGCGGTCGTGGCCGTGGAAGAATCGCGTGTGGGCGTGGAGATCGAGCGAGAGCACACCCCCGCTACGTGTCGCCAACGCTTTGCGTTTGGGTCTCCTCGATCGGGTATGGCCGGTGACGAGGGCGACTGTGTCGTCGTGGTGAACCCCGAGAGCGGCGGAGGCGACGACGACATATCGGAGATCCGCGAACTGGCGGCCGAACACGGCTTCGAACTCGCGGTCTCCGAGGAGGCGGGCGAACCCGTCTCGTTGGCCCGCGAGGCGGTCGAGGCGGGCGCGACCCGGATCGGGGCCTGTGGCGGCGACGGAACGGTAAACGAGGTCGTCCGCGGGATCGACGCGGCCGACGCCCTCGACGCGACGACGTTGGGGGTGATCCCCGCGGGCACGGGCAACAACTTCGCGGGCAACGTCGGCATCGAGGGCGTCGAACACGGCTTTTCGCTGCTCGCGGGGGGCGAGACCCGACGGATCGACCTCGGGGTCGCCGGCGACGAACTGTTCGTCAACTCGTGTGTCTGCGGGCTGACAGCCGACGCCAGCGAGGCGACCTCCTCGGAGCTGAAGGGCCGATTCGGCGAACTCGCGTACGTCTTCAGGACGATCGACCGGATGCGCGATTTCGAGTCCATCCCGCTTCACGTCCACGCCGAGGACGAGGGCCAGGTCTGGGACGGCGACGCGATGTTCGCCCTGATCGGCAACGCCCGTCGATTCCCCGCCGGCGGGAGCCAGCAGGCGAACGTCGAGGACGGCCTGTTCGAGGCGACGATCATCGAGGACGTCTCGACGGGGCAGTTGGTGCGCGAGACCGCGGCCCGGCGACTGCTCGGCGGCGAGGTGAGCAGCATCCACCGGTTTACGGCCCCGTCGATGACCGTCGAGGTCAGGGGCGGGGAGCCGGTGTCGTTCAGCTTCGACGGGGAGATCGCGGAGTTCGACCGCCTCTCGTGTCGCGTCCGGCCGCGGACCCTCGCGGTCCGCGTCGGCGACGCCTACGACCCGGTTCCGCCCGAACCGGAGGATGTTTGACCCCGCCCGCAGATATCGGGGTATGAGCGTTCAGGACTCGGCGGGCGAGGAGACCCACGAGAACGCCCGTCAGAACGTCGTCGCGGTCGACGCCGACGACACCAAGCAGGGCGTGGTGAACAGGCTCGAAGCCCACACCGGCGACGGGATCCGCCACCGGGCCTTCACGGCGCTCGTCTTCGATCACGACGGTCACGTTCTGCTCGCCCAGCGAAGCCCCGAGAAACGCCTCTGGGACACCTACTGGGACGGAACCGTCGCCTCCCACCCCGTCGACGGCCAGAGCCAGGAGGCGGCCACCGAGGCCCGACTCGCCCAGGAACTCGGCGTCGAGTCGAGCCAGTACACCGACCTGCGCGTGACCGACAAGTTCGAGTACAAGCGCTACTACCCCAACGAGGGCGTCGAGTGGGAGGTCTGTTCGGTCCTCAAATGCACGCTCGACGACACGGCCCTGAACCCCGACGAGGCCGAAGTGGCGGGGCTGTTGTGGGTGCCCTACGAGCGCCTCTACGACAACCCGAACTGGTACCGCCAGCTTCGGCTCTGTCCGTGGTTCGAGATCGCGATGCG contains the following coding sequences:
- the carB gene encoding carbamoyl-phosphate synthase large subunit, which gives rise to MSDEDTVDGEQRTILLIGSGPIQIGQAAEFDYSGAQACRALREEGVRVVLVNSNPATIMTDPEMADKVYIEPITTEAIAEIIRKERPDGVIAGLGGQTGLNVTAELAEEGVLEEHDVEIMGTPLETIYATEDRDQFRERMEQLGQPMPRSRTIESVSEVESAVEAVGGLPVIMRTTYTLGGSGSGVVEEMDELKESVRRGLRLSRNNEVLITESIAGWVELEYEVMRDADDSCIIICNMENIDPMGIHTGESTVVTPSQVIPDDGHQEMRSAALEVIRDLGIQGGCNIQFAWRDDGTPGGEYRVVEVNPRVSRSSALASKATGYPIARVTAKVALGKRLHEIDNEITGETTAAFEPAIDYVVTKVPRWPKDKFDEVDFELGTAMKSTGEAMSIGRTFEESLLKALRSTEYVPDVDWKELSDAELETDYLETPSPDRHYGMFEAFSRGYSVEEVCELTGIKEWYTERYETVARAADAAQDGDFAGAAEIGFTNAQVAAGIDASEASTIPQADGGAIDAVEESAPERDFKQVDTCAGEFAASTPYYYSARARGDRLGRDEVQVDTDVESVVIVGGGPIRIGQGVEFDYCTVHAVQALRQNGIEAHVVNNNPETVSTDYDTSDGLFFEPITAEEVADVIETTGADGAMIQFGGQTSVDIGEPLEEEIERRGLDCEVLGTTVDAMDLAEDRDRFNQLMDELGIAQPEGGTATSEAEALDLAHGIGYPVLVRPSYVLGGRAMEVVHSDAELEEYIEEAVRVAPDKPILVDKFLEGGVELDVDAVSDGERVLIGGIMEHVETAGVHSGDSACMIPPRWLEADAMGRIREVTEKIARALDTVGLLNVQLAVYDGEVYVLEANPRSSRTVPFVSKATGVPIAKIAAQVMAGASIDDLDVSEGIPEQTSVKEVVLPFDRLPGSDPRLGPEMKSTGEVMGTADSFGKAYWKAQQAAGAVLPRGGTAVIDLDVDGFEEFYEVKEYEDVPQAIREGKVDLVITRDRESLQTAVEEDVTYYSTAPSVQAALDALSARDEPLDVRAVSERPVREAEWGR
- a CDS encoding SDR family oxidoreductase, coding for MAIETVLVAGASGETGREIMNLLRTTDLRVRAMTRDPETVGRLERLGADEVIVGNLLHRADADRAVRDVDAVLCAVGTKPGLDALFGEFVDGEGVSNLVDAASEEGIERFVFESSLGVGDAEEGLPLPARVLIGPILRAKEESESHLRESGVPYTILRPGGLTNGPPTGEVVVGEGGDSVSGRISRADVARLMVAAPFTPDAENRTFEVVSREGLRGSPKNVVPMTWTEPSAV
- a CDS encoding glycerophosphodiester phosphodiesterase; the protein is MASDRDVEPMWAVESGVRPSPPEGTPSLIAHRGFAGQYPENTVGAIRAAGKEADWIEIDCRPTADGDLAVFHDHRLDRLTARSGLVARTPSEVVFGTEVLESDFSIPRLDRALAAVPQDVGVVLDLKGRFGVLSTGDGPAENWDWVRSALDTLAGFDHRVLVSTFWEGALAAVSEGSDVPTAVLFGEDPETGLALARRYGCTAIHPAAYLLTDAAVGDRTDLVDRAHESGMRINVWSPATRYEAALLAASDVDGVITDYSDVLTPRRVLPP
- the carA gene encoding glutamine-hydrolyzing carbamoyl-phosphate synthase small subunit → MSDAYLALEGGRVLEARARAPGTARGELVFTTAYTGYEESLTDPSYEEQVLTFSYPLIGNYGVREERFESERVHPRAVVALELTDDVAAWLEHEEIPAIDHLDTRDLVTEIRDTGAMKCGIAAGPDATPEDALAELAECKGMSEHTDIGAQVSVDERYTVEGGEYDVALIDCGAKGSITSSLTDRGADVHVLPYDTTPAEIRELDPDVLFISNGPGDPANFTAARELVEEFVGDLPIAGICLGQQIVARALGGETEKMVFGHRGVNQPVRDLRSGRVVMTTQNHGYTVAEPGPELDVTQVNVNDDTAEGLENDELDVITRQYHPEANPGPHDSLDFFDSVLELADRPVATAD
- a CDS encoding Lrp/AsnC family transcriptional regulator is translated as MDELDREILDVLRRDARIPYTEIADRVGTSEGTVRNRVDRMLETGVIERFTVATRTGNIKAMIELGVDVAVDTTEVAERMADWSAVDFVWQVSGEEDVVLVVDAADTREVNDLITRARDMDEVVSTTTRLILDEQR
- a CDS encoding PHP-associated domain-containing protein; amino-acid sequence: MLSLDLHAHTRFFHGHDRLAAQFDPYGHAALAAVARRRGLDGVALTNHDYYRPLGDPVGEFLSIPGIEISTTKGHVVVLGPDPPTRTEKGELTPEEAVELAHDRGCVAIIAHPFRNSTIRETDVAFDAIECNGKHPRTWPLVREIARERGIPLVGGSDAHYPIEVGRAYTRVDADPTPESVVEAIRAGRVEPEVAGGSLARLLQRGYRRIHERKGQLTDSTPGVGTPPEG
- a CDS encoding diacylglycerol kinase family protein, which codes for MAGDEGDCVVVVNPESGGGDDDISEIRELAAEHGFELAVSEEAGEPVSLAREAVEAGATRIGACGGDGTVNEVVRGIDAADALDATTLGVIPAGTGNNFAGNVGIEGVEHGFSLLAGGETRRIDLGVAGDELFVNSCVCGLTADASEATSSELKGRFGELAYVFRTIDRMRDFESIPLHVHAEDEGQVWDGDAMFALIGNARRFPAGGSQQANVEDGLFEATIIEDVSTGQLVRETAARRLLGGEVSSIHRFTAPSMTVEVRGGEPVSFSFDGEIAEFDRLSCRVRPRTLAVRVGDAYDPVPPEPEDV
- a CDS encoding NUDIX domain-containing protein; translation: MSVQDSAGEETHENARQNVVAVDADDTKQGVVNRLEAHTGDGIRHRAFTALVFDHDGHVLLAQRSPEKRLWDTYWDGTVASHPVDGQSQEAATEARLAQELGVESSQYTDLRVTDKFEYKRYYPNEGVEWEVCSVLKCTLDDTALNPDEAEVAGLLWVPYERLYDNPNWYRQLRLCPWFEIAMRRDFD